Part of the Limihaloglobus sulfuriphilus genome is shown below.
GCCGGCCTTGGTTATCGGGCCTTTTTTTTCTGATTCTCCACTGGAGTCCTCTTTAGGGGTTAAACCGAGGTATGACATAAAAGCCGGGGCTGATTCAAAACGGGCAAAATCAAAAATTTCCACCAGAATGGATATTGCCGTGATGGTCTTGATGCCGTGAAAACAACTCAAAATACCTACCATTTCGCGGTAGTCATCCGTTTCTGCCAGCGCCTCAACACGCCGATCACACCTGTCGAGCCTTTCACAACAGTTTATGTACTGGGCGAAATATGCCTCAAAGACTTCATTCAGGGCGGGCTCTTCGAAGTTTATACCACGCAGCCAGGTTATATGCTTATCTGTCCAGTGATTGCCCTGATGGTAAATATAGCTATGACGATTGAGAAACTTGAGTATGTGATGTTGTGCTCTCTGGACATCCTTTCGGGCTGTCTCACGAAGACGCACCAGCTCTCTATCTGCCTCCTGTTTCTCATTGGGAGCGTGAACCTCGGTCAACAGGCCCGCACTGTAGTACTCCTGAAGCTTCTTTGCGTCCCTGCGGTCTGTTTTTATACGAACTCCGGGTTTTACCGGTACCAGAGATGGGGCGATTACCGCACATTTAAAGCCCAGAGCCTCAATCCTGCGCTTGAGAGAAAAGCCGCAAACGCCGGCTTCATAGCAGAATTCAACCGGCCCAGGTGCCTGACGGGCTATCTTTTTTACTGCCCGTTTAATATCAGAGGGCGTATTTTTGATTGTAAATTCAACAACATTATCCCGATCAGGGTATTTTATGGCAGCTTTATGTTGTTTTTTGTGTGTATCCATTCCTACATATGTTATAATATTGTTCATAACGACCGGTACCTTTCGTATTGTATGCGGCTCTGTTGCCACAGTGTAATAACCCGCGATTGGCAGGTGCTACGTACACCTTATCGCATAAACCGTAATTATCCGGCTTATGACGAGATTTGCAACCGTTGGGGCCGGTCGTTCCATATTTTCTACTTATGGTTGACGTTTGAAAATGACAATACGGGGATGCGTGTTCTGCTTGGGCAGGTATCAGGATTTTACATTTCATATAGTCAAAGAAAAAGCCGCCAATCATTGCGATTGGCGGCTTAGCGTATGATTACAGTGGGAACTCTATTGAGGGCCTCGACATTTACGAAAAACCTGAAACAAATCTGCTACTAATATGTCGGAAAGGGTTGGGAAATTGGGAAATTGGGAAATAGGGAAAATAGGGAGGTGTTTTCCAACATACTTTCGAGCTGCATCAGGGTTTGTATTCCACTAACTTTCTCCTTTCGAGAATGTCCATCATGCATCTCTTTCTCACCGAATCAACGCCTATAATTTCTTTCTCTTTCGTTTAAAGTAATGTAACCATCAAAGACGGTTATCGCTTCGCCTCTGGACACGGGAAATGCCCAAAAACAGAAGATGAAACACTGGAACCATGAAAGGCTGTCTTCTCAGCACCTGAAAAAAACCACTTTTCGAAAAAAAGACTTGGTTTCTATCCGGGTTTGATCCCGGATAGAAACACTAACTTTCTTTCTACTTTCAGGTAATTCACGGGCCAGCGTAAATTCATATTGTTAATTGCGCAGCATAAACGATTTTATGCCGCAATGAAATTATCAGGCTGTTAATTATACATTAACTTGTAAAAGATCCACCATGGAAAACTCAGCCTTATGTAAACAACCCTGCGGGAAGCCGCAGATTGCAACAAAATACAGACTGACTCTTCACATGTCAATTTATCAACTTCGGATCTAATACTTCAAAACTTCGTGAAGAACATCTCTTTCTGTGATGCTCTCCCTTTTTCCAAGTATCACTATATTGCATGTTTAAAGGCAATTCAAGAAGAAAATTTAAAAATTTTAAGCAAAACCGTTTTGATTTTCTTAAAGTCTTTTCTGTAAAGCCTTTACATTTGTAAAATATTTATCTCTATCTTGTGGCCGGCCGCGGACTCTGCAGGCTTGAATCTTCACCTCGCCGCGTACGCAATACAAATTAAGATTATTCAGTTAGATACCATCAATTCTTCCCGCCGTATCCTGTGCCGAAAAAAAATGGCTGGTATTGAAACCTGAGTGATATTTCTATTGCCAACTGCCCGCGGACTGCTATAATATTTTTTTTCTGCAGCGATATTTAAAATCAAACTGTGCAAACCGCTACAAATTGTTCAGATTGCTATCGGTATGATCAAATATGCATGACATTCAGGAATGAAAATGGAATCAGTTAATTGTAAATACTGACAAAAAAGATAATTCCAAAAGCAGTTTTAACTGCCTCAAAGGATACCGCAATGATTACTAAAAGCAACATGAGCAATTTCTCTTTCCGCTGGAAAAACTGGAAGGACGGCAGGGCGGCCTCTGGCTGGGACCCCAACGAGCTGCCTTTGCGTGCTGAGCTGTTCACCTCTGAGCAGTTAACCCTTCATGCCAAAACCATTGCCGAAACTCATGATGTGGCTGTCAGCCGCGGGCCTAACAATCTTCTGGCACGGCTTGATCAGAACGAGGAAACACTGAGGGATTTCAATCTCTCTTCTCTCGAATTAACCCCCGAGAAACACATCACACCTGCTGCCGAATGGCTTCTTGACAACTTTTATCTCATCGAAGAGCAGATCCAGATGGCCAGGCGCCACCTGCCGCGAGGCTACAACCGTGGATTGCCGCGTCTTACTAAGGGACATTCCGAGGGCCTGCCGCGGGTTTACGACATCGTACTGGAATTTATTTCACATGTCGATGCCCAGATTGACGCTGAAACACTCGAGTCATTTATAGCCGCTTACCAGGAAATCGCACCACTTAAACTCGGCGAGTTGTGGGCCATTCCTATTATGCTGCGTCTGGGGCTTATCGAGAATCTTAAGCGAATAACAAACCGGTTAATGATAGCAAGAAAAGATAGTGAGCTTGCCAACATGTGGGTTGACCGTCTTCAGAATATGGAGCAGAAGAACCCGTCACATTTTGTTGTGGTGGTAGCAGATATGGCAAAAACCGATATCCCGCTCTCCAGCTCGTTCGTTGCCGAGTTCTGCAAGCGTCTCTCGCGGCACAGCCCGACCATGCTGCTCGCCCGTAACTGGCTTGAGCAGCGTCTCGGCGAACAGGGCTTATCTATTGAACAGCTTATACACCTTGATACCCAGAATCAGGCTGCTGACCAGGTTTCCGTCAGTCACAGTATCGCAAGTTTCCGTGCCCTGATTTCGATGGACTGGAAGCAGTTTGTTGAGGATTTGAGCAAAACAGAGCAGATTCTGCGGACAGATCCGGCAAATATTTACCATAAGATGGATTTTTCCACTCGTGACCGTTATCGCCATTCGGTTGAATTCTTCGCGAATCACACCCGTTTTTCGGAAATAGAGGTATCCCGGGCGGCTGTTAAACTCGCTGCACACAATGCCGAGCGAAAAGGCCCCGATGACCGGACCGCACATGTAGGTTATTATCTCATAGATAAAGGCCAGGCACTTCTTGGGCATAAGTTAAAACTGCGGTGGCCGCTTAGAACTCTTGTTCAGCGAACGATTAAACGCTTCCCCCTTACGTATTATGCCGGCGGGATTGGTCTGCTTACACTTCTGGGTTCAATCTGGTTTGCCCGGCAGGCGCAGGAGCTGGGAGTGCACCAGTGGGAGCTTGTTTTCTTCACGCTTACCTTTGTTCTTTGTGTAAGCCAGTTGGCGGTTTCCACAATAAACTGGCTCTCAACGATCATTCTGGAGCCGGCTACACTGCCGCGGCTTGACTATAAATCCGGTATCGAAGCGGACTGCCGCACAATGGTTGTCGTTCCGACGATGCTCACCAGTGCAGACGGTATTGATAAGCTGCTTGAAAACATGGAAATACATTACCTGGCTAACAGGGACGATAACCTTCATTTCGCGCTGCTGACAGACTTAAAAGACGCCCCAGAGGAAGTCATGCCCGATGACCAGTACCTGATCCAAATGGCAGAAGACGGGGTAAATACGCTCAACCGGAAATACCCCTGCAAAACAAAGAATCGTTTTTTCCTTTTTCATCGTCCCAGGCGGTGGAACCCCGGAGAAGGCGTATGGATGGGGTATGAACGTAAGCGGGGAAAACTTGAGGATTTAAACAATCTGCTTCGAGGCGGCCGCACAGATGGCTTCTCCGTTATAGCCGGCAATATTGATACCTTGCCAAAGATTAAATATGTCATCACCCTCGACACCGACACACAACTGCCGCGTGATGCCGCCAGGCTGTTGGTGGGCACAATGGCGCACCCATTGAACCTTCCGAGGTTCGACAGTGAAAAAGGCATCGTTACAGAGGGCTATGGAATCATGCAGCCGCGAGTTGGCGTCAGCCTGCCCACTGCCAGAACTTCCTGGTTCGTTCGGCTTAATGCCGTCGATGTAGGGATTGACCCGTACACGCTTGCGGTCTCTGATGTGTATCAGGATGTTTTTAATGACGCATCGTTTATTGGTAAAGGTATTTACGATGTGGACGCTTTTCAGCGGGCAATGGCAGGGCGTTTTCCGGAAAACATCATACTCAGCCATGACCTGCTCGAATCGTGCCACGCAAGGTGCGCTCTGGTTACAGATGTAGAGTTGTACGAAGAATTTCCGTCCCGTTTTAATGTAGATGCCGGACGAAGGCACAGGTGGATCCGGGGCGACTGGCAGATTGCCCGTTGGCTGCTGCCAAAAGTCAAGGGGGGAGGTTCTCAGAAAATTAAGAATCCTCTCTCAGGATTGTCTCAATGGAAAATTTTCGATAATCTTCGCCGAAGTCTTGTTCCTGTCGCATTTATGATATTGATGCTGGGACACTGGCTGATCATACCCGAAGTCAGCGGGCTGGGGCCTTTGCTGGTGATAGGTATAATCATCCTTCCCGGTTTATTGTCGGCTCTTGCGGATTTCTTGCGAAAACCCAAAGAACTGCCATGGACAATTCATGTGAGAACGGTTGCCGGTTCTTTTGTCCGCCAGTTATGCCAGGTCATTTTGATTTTGGTATTTTTGCCCTATGAGGCTCTGCTCAGCCTCGATGCAATCATAAGAACAATTTTTCGATTAACGGTAACGCACAAGAACCTTCTCCAATGGCAGGTATCCAGCGAATTAGAACGCAAGGATTCGCTGAGCTTAAGAGGCTTCTACGTAAGAATGTGGATTGAGCCGGTTATTGCTGCTGCTATGGGGTTGTTCCTGACCTTTATACAGCCGTCCTGGCTTTATACGGCTCTTCCGTTATTTCTGCTCTGGACAGCTGCTCCACTGATCGCGTGGTGGATAAGCCGGCCGATAAAGACTCACAAACCGGAGTTATCCGCCGAGCAGTTTATGTTCCTTCGCAAAATATCCCGACAAACATGGAGTTTCTTTGAGACGTTCGTCACAGAGAAGGAAAACTGGCTGCCGCCGGATAATTTTCAGGAAGTACCAAAACCGACAATCGCACACCGGACATCGCCCACAAATATGGGGCTGGCACTGCTTGCCAATCTTGCCGCGAGGGATTTTGGTTATGTCTCTATGGACAATATGATCCAGAGAACCCGAAATACTTTGAATACAATGACGCGGCTGAAACGTTACTGGGGGCATTTCTACAACTGGTATGATACAAAAACCCTCAGGCCGCTTCTGCCCAGGTATATTTCCAGCGTGGACAGCGGAAACCTCGCGGGACATCTCTTGACACTGGCTTCAGGGTTGAGACTGACGGCTGATGAGAATGTTTTTTCATCGGTTATAATCGAGGGGCTGCGGGATTCGGTTTTTATCCTGGTAGAGCTGGATCCTGACAATGATGACTTAAAGAAACTCGATGAGCGTTTATCTCAAACACCCTCAAGCCTTGCAGAAATATATGAACTGGTACAAACCGCAGAAAATATGGCAGATGGTATCAAGGCTTCAAATGATATCGATCAGGCACATCAGGAAGAATTTAATACATGGATTGAGACTCTCAGACAAAATTGCCGGATGCACTTAGACGAAATGCTCGTTCTGGCTCCGTGGCTTGATATGCCGTCAGATGTCTTGTGTATAGAAAAACCGCATATCCAAAATGGCTCTGATCACGAGCAGACCGACGGCCCCGCTTCTGATTCAGCCGTGAGCCGGCTTGTTCAGAATCTTGACCGGCTCAATCAGGGATTTTCTCTGCGTGATGCCGCCGGTTTCGGGCAGAATCTCTGCGCCTTGATTGATGATGCCCTCGGGGAAATACGGCAGGACCAGTCAAAACCCGGCCGCTGCCGCAATTCTCTGACCGAACTGGCTGCAAGTGTAAGAAAAACTGCCAAAGAGGCCGCTGAATATATGCAGATACTGGAAACTCTTGCACTGTCCGCTGATCAGCTCGGCATGATGGATTTTTCGTTTCTATTCGAGCCGTCCAAAGACCTCTTTGCAACCGGATTTGACGTTAACGAACTCAGGCGCGACACCAGTTACTACGATTTGCTGGCTTCTGAAGCGAGGCTGTGCAGTTATATCACAATCGCGATGGGGCAGGTGCCTCAGGAACACTGGTTCTCACTTGGCCGCGTCATGACCGCTTCCAGGGGCAGACCTATACTTGTTTCCTGGAGCGGGTCGATGTTCGAATATCTGATGCCCCTGCTTGTGATGCCCAACTATGAGGACACGCTGCTTGACAACACCTGCAAAGCTGCCGTTGAGCAGCATATAAAATACGGCAGGCTCAGAGGTGTGCCGTGGGGCATTTCAGAATCGGGCTATAATAGCAATGATGTTCATCTCAACTACCAGTACAGGGCTTTTGGTGTGCCGGGGCTTGGTCTCAAGAGAGGACTGGCTGAAGATCTGGTGATTGCTCCATACGCGACAGTAATGGCGCTGATGGTTGCCCCGCAGCAGGCGTGCCAGAATCTCCAGAGGCTTCAGGCCGAGGGGCGCTGCGGCTTATACGGTCTTTATGAAGCCGTTGATTACACACCGTCGCGTCTGCCTCCCGACGAGACCAGCGTTACGATTCGTTCATTCATGGCGCACCATCAGGGCATGAGTTTTCTTTCGCTTCTGAGCGTTCTCAGAGATGCCCCCATGCAGCGCCGTTTCATGGCGTCAGCTCTTCTTAAGGCAAACGATTTACTGCTCCAGGAACGCATACCAAAGACTGCTGTGAGTGTATTCGCCAAAGATTTGAGAAACGAAGAAACCCGCACCCTTTCCGTCAACGCAGAAGCGGCCATGCGAGTATTCAAAAATCCAAATCCGCCTATTCCAGAGGTGCACCTCTTATCCAACGGCAGGTACAATGTCGTTGTGAGCAGCGCGGGCGGCGGTTACAGCCGCTGGAACGATCTGGCTGTTACCCGCTGGAAAGAAGACTCAACACGCGACTGCTGGGGCACATTTGTCTATCTGCGTGACTTGGAATCCGGTGAATTCTGGTCAACAGCATATCAGCCGACTGTCTGCGAAGTAAAAAATTATGAAGCAATATTCATGCAGGCCAGGGCGGAATTCCGGCAGCATCTGCCGGGACTTGAAGTTCATACCGAATTGAGTGTTTCACCGGAGGATGACGTTGAGCTGCGGCGTATTACAATCACAAACAGGGCGCCGTCTCCCCGTGATATTGAGCTTACAAGCTATGCCGAAGTGGTTCTGGCACTGCCCGAAGACGATGCCGCCCACCCGGCTTTCAGCAACCTCTTCGTCCAGACAGAATTTGAGAAGGATTCCTCCGCCGTTCTCTGTACCCGAAGGGCCCGTTCTGAAGAAGAAACCCCTCCGTGGCTGCTTCACATGATGGTCGGCCATGGTGTTGATATGAGGGATATATGCTGTGAAACTGACCGGTCAAAATTTGTCGGCAGGGGCAGAAACCTTGCGTCACCGGCGGCTATGACGTCCAAAGGCCCCTTGTCAAACACATGCGGCTCAGTTCTGGATCCTATTGTTTCCTTAAGAGGCACCGTTACAGTTCCGCCCCATGGCAAGGTTACAGTGAGCGTCATTTCCGGCGTTACAGCCACCAGGCAGGAGGCGATTGGACATATACAAAAATATCAAAGCCCGCGTATGACTGACCGGGCATTTGATCTGGCGTGGACACACAGCCAGGTAACACTGCACCAGCTCAGCGCCACTGAAGCCGAGGCGCAGATATACGGCCGTCTGGCAAGTGCTCTGATCTATACAGACCCCGCACGGCGTGCCGCCGCTTCTATTTTGAGAAGAAACAGAAAAGGCCAGAGCGGGCTTTGGACCTATGGTATCTCGGGCGACTGCCCGATCGTTCTGCTGTTCATAAGCGACACGTCAAATACTGATATCATACGCCAGCTGATACAGGCCCACTCCTATTGGCGGATTAAAGGGCTGACTGTTGAATTGGTTATTATAAATCAAGACATTACAGATTACCGGCAGTCACTCAAAGAACAGATAACATCTCTGATTGCTTCAGGTACAGAATCGCATACAATCGATAAGCCCGGAGGGATTTTCGTACGTCAGCTGGAACATATCCCCAATGAGGATATGCTTCTTCTTCAGTCCGCGGCGAGGATTGTGCTCAGTGATGAAAAGGGGACCCTTGTTGAGCAGCTCAAACACAGAAGCGTTCTGGATTCGACCGTCCCGGAAATGATACCTACACGTCCCGCTGCGGTTGACTCTTCAGAACCTCTGCTTGAGCGAGAATTGATTTTCAACAACGGTTTTGGCGGCTTTACTCCCGACGGCAGCGAGTATGTCATCACTGTTAAGCCCGGCCGGATGACGCCGGCACCCTGGGTCAATGTTATCGCCGGCCCTGCTTTCGGCACTGTTGTATCTGAGAGCGGCTCTGCATACACGTGGGTTGAGAACTCGCATGAATTCCGTCTCACGACATGGAGCAACGACCCCGTCCAGGATACCGCCGGCGAGGCACTTTATATAAGAGACCAGCATACCGGCCAGTTCTGGTCACCTACGCCGCTGCCGGCAGGCGGCTCCACCCCATATGTTATCCGCCACGGCTTTGGATACACCGTTTTCGAACATACCGAAAACGGAATCGAATCCGAGCTCTGGATTTATGTGGCAATTGATGCGCCGGTAAAATTTTCTGTCTTAAAATTGCGGAACGTCTCTGATCGCCCAAGAAGGATTTCTGTTAACGGTTACTGGGAATGGGTCCTTGGCGATTTGAGAGAGAACAATCTGCTGCACGTTCAGACCGAAGTGGATTTGAAGACAGGGGCCTTGCTGGCTCGTAATTTCTACAACACGGAATTCCGCGAACGCATTGCGTTTGTTGATGTCCAGAATTCAACGCGAACAGTAACCGGCGACCGCAAAGAGTTTATCGGCCGAAACGGCAATCTTGCAAATCCGGCCTCACTTAAACGCGACAGGCTTTCAAACAAAACTGGTGCAGGCATGGATCCCTGCGGAGCGGTTCAGGTAGCTTTCGATTTGCCTGTGGGACAGGTAAAGGAAACCTGTTTTCGCCTCGGAGTCGGCCGCAGCAAGAGCGATGTACGTGAGCTGATCAATCGCTTCAGGCGCACGGGCTCATATGCAAATGCCCTTGATAATGTACGGGATTACTGGAGCCGAACACTGGGAGCTGTTAATGTAGATACTCCAGACCCTGCCGTAAACGTGCTGGCAAACGGATGGCTTATGTACCAGACAATCAGCAGCAGGATCTGGGGACGCACCGGATTTTATCAGTCCGGAGGCGCCTTTGGATTTCGTGACCAGCTGCAGGATGTCATGGCTGCTATTCACGCAGCGCCGGAACTTACACGCAGCCATCTTCTGCGTGCAGCGGCTCATCAATTCCGCAACGGTGATGTCCAGCATTGGTGGCACCCTCCGGCAGGGCGCGGCGTCCGCACACATTTTTCTGATGATTATCTCTGGCTGCCATACGCCACATGCAGGTACGTTGCCTGTGTTGCCGACACCGGAGTCCTGGACGAAAAGGTTCATTTCCTCGAAGGAAGGCTTCTAAATCCCAAAGAGGAGGCATATTACGATTTACCGAGCCGTTCAGACGATGCTGAGACGCTTTACAGCCACTGCGTCAGAGCAATTGAATACGGGCTCAAATTCGGTGAACACGGACTGCCGCTTATCGGCTGCGGAGACTGGAATGACGGAATGAACCTGGTTGGCCACCAGGGACGCGGCGAAAGCGTCTGGCTGGCATTCTTCCTCTACGATGTGCTGATTCAGTTTTCTCAACTGGCTCTTTCACGCCATGACAACAGCTTTGCCCATCGCTGCATCAGCCAGGCCGCCCAGCTCAAGGAAAACATTGAACGGCACGGCTGGGACGGGCAATGGTACCGCCGCGCATACTTCGACAACGGAAGCCCCCTCGGCTCACATTCGAACCCTGAGTGTCAGATTGATTCCATCCCGCAAAGCTGGTCAGTCATCAGCGGTTACGGCGAAACGCTGAGGTCAGAACAGGCGATGAAATCAGTGGAAAAACGTCTTGTGAAACGCGACACAAAAATCATACAGCTGTTTGATCCGCCTTTTGATAAATCTGATCTTAATCCAGGTTATATCAAGGGGTACATGCCTGGTGTCCGTGAGAACGGCGGGCAATACACCCACGCTGCGGTATGGTCCACCATGGCGTTTGCAATGCTGGGAAAGAACGAGCTGGCATGGGAACTGTTTAATATGATCAATCCCGTAAACCACGGCTCCACTCCGCAGTCCATTGCGACATACAAGGTTGAACCATACGTAGTAGCCGCGGATGTCTATGGCGTAGCGCCGCACGAGGGCAGGGGCGGCTGGACATGGTACACAGGTTCAGCGGGCTGGATGTACAGGCTTATCGTAGAAACACTGCTGGGGCTTAATCTTGAGGTTGACAAATTGCGGCTGGAACCGCGTATGCCGAAAACCTGGGACTCGTTTAAGATCCATTACAGGTACCGCCAGACTGTTTATCATATCGAGATTGCCCGAATCCCGCAGGGCTCGGCAGATACTGATAAGCTCTCAGTTGACGGGATTGAAATGCCTGATATGGTAATACCCCTTAAGGACGACCGAGTTGATCACCACGTCAGTATGAAAATTCGTTCGTCAGAATAAAAATTCGGTTATACCCTGAGATTGATAGAGCTTGATTTTATCAGAAGTTCCACAAAAAATGCCACACACATCGCGAGATGCTTTTGGAATTTAGCTTGCAAATTCACTAATAAAGTGGTATTTAGAAAACTTTTGGATGAAAGTACAGGTTAAACAGCAAAGTCTGCAATTAGTATTGATTGTATTTAAGGAAATATCATGAAGAGATTTACGTTTGTTTTTACATTGTTAATATTTGCATCTTTAGCGGCCGCGGAAATTCGTTTGCCGGCTATCTTCGGTGATAACATGGTCTTACAGCGCCAAGACAAGGTCGCCGTCTGGGGTTGGGCAAATCCCGGCGAAAAAGTTAAGGTCTCACCGTCGTGGGGCTGGTTCGGCTTCTATTCACAAAAAACATCAGCCGATGAGAACGGCCGCTGGAAGGTATATATCAAGACCGGCAAGGCAAAGGGGCCCCAGAAACTTACAATAAAAGGCGAGCAAAATACCGTTGAGCTCTCCAATATTCTTCTCGGAGAGGTCTGGCTCTGCTCTGGCCAGTCAAACATGGCATGGACTCTTGGTGCGTTCGAAAATACAGAACAGGACATAGCCGCGGCGGATTTTCCCCAGATGCGCCTTTTTACCGTGCAAAGGGAAATCTCGCGGCAGCCGCTGGATGACTGCAGCGGGAAGTGGGAGCCGTGTTCACCCAAGACTGCGGCGGCTTTTTCTGCTGTGGCTTATTATTTCGGCCGTACGCTGCATAACGAGCTTGATGTGCCGGTTGGCCTTATCAACAGCTCCTGGGGCGGTACTGTTGCCGAAGCGTGGACCAGCCGCGATGCACTGGCAGAAGGTGGGTTTGAGTCTATATTTGACCGCCAGAGAGAGCATGAAGAAAATTTCGAAAAAACTTACGAGCAATACCTCAAGAACCTGGAGAACTGGAGAGCCCAGGCCGAAAAAGCCAAAGAAGAAGGTAAGCCCGAACCTCCTAAGCCCGGTGAGCCAAAAGACTTCCATGCAAACAGCCCCAGTGCTCTCTACAATGCAATGATCAATCCGCTGGTACCTTTCACATTCAAGGGAACTATCTGGTATCAGGGAGAATCGAACCGCACCAGGGCGTTTGAGTATAAGAGCCTTTTCCCGACGCTTATCCAAAACTGGCGGAATGTGTTTGACTATAAAAAGATGCCGTTCTATTTTGTTCAGCTGGCATCTTACCGTTACGGAAGCGGAGATCAGCCGCTTTATCTCGCCGAACTTCGCGAGGCACAGCTGCTGACCCTGAAGGGTGTGCCCAATACAGGAATGGCGGTAACTACCGATATTAGCGATATTAAAAATATTCACCCCCATCAGAAAGAGCAGGTTGGAAAACGTCTGGCACTGTGGGCACTTGCAAAGGATTACGGCAAAAGAGTACAGTATTCCGGCCCGATATACGACGAAATGGAGGTCGAAAACGGGCGGATAAGGATACATTTCCGCCACACTGCCGATGGGTTGGCTGCCAAAGACGGGCCTCTTGAGTGGTTTGAAATCGCAGGTCTTGACGGAGAATTTGTAGAGGCAAACGCCGTTATCGACGATGATACCGTAATCGTCTCAAGCCCTGATGTACCCGAACCGGCGCATGTGCGTTTCGGATACCATGAGCTGGCAGAGCCGAACCTCTTTAACTCGGCAGGCCTGCCGGCGTCGCCTTTCCGGACAGACTCGCTGCCCTGGCTGACAGAACCTAAATAATATGTCAAAAGAAATTGAAGCCATATACATTCCTGATACCTCGACAGAGCTTGACTGCCTTCTGTTTACGGCGAGTGTGCCGGCTGGTTTTCCCTCTCCGGCAGCCGATTATGAGGAAAACCGGCTCGATCTGAACAAACATCTGATCCAGAATCCGGCTTCAACTTTTTTTGTGCGTGTCAGCGGCGATTCAATGGTCGGTGCAGGGATACACTCCGGCGATATTCTCATTGTTGACCGAAGCCTCGAGCCTCGCAGCGGCAAGGTTGTCATCGCCGTCGTTGACGCAGAGCTGACGGTAAAACGCATCCGGTTCAAAAATTCGCCCAA
Proteins encoded:
- a CDS encoding IS110 family transposase, with product MNNIITYVGMDTHKKQHKAAIKYPDRDNVVEFTIKNTPSDIKRAVKKIARQAPGPVEFCYEAGVCGFSLKRRIEALGFKCAVIAPSLVPVKPGVRIKTDRRDAKKLQEYYSAGLLTEVHAPNEKQEADRELVRLRETARKDVQRAQHHILKFLNRHSYIYHQGNHWTDKHITWLRGINFEEPALNEVFEAYFAQYINCCERLDRCDRRVEALAETDDYREMVGILSCFHGIKTITAISILVEIFDFARFESAPAFMSYLGLTPKEDSSGESEKKGPITKAGNKRVRRLLNETAHHYRHRYVPSKALKKRRESRPQWGIEIADRAGQRLSYRHRYLRARGKILVKANIAVARELAGFIWFTATQYYARKQAQPQKV